The Chryseobacterium suipulveris genome window below encodes:
- a CDS encoding IS4 family transposase yields the protein MSVFKDHKISLKQVLEFIPEALLTHLSATSKVDHYSKVLHGKKMFYLLLFCIFDNEKLSQRTLEDTFNSSGFKALFGLGEEEKVRRSSISERLSKIDSNYFKEIYEQMYGRFSELYSKTEIEKYNLIRVDSTIVADTCAKLKEGIDQKSGKKLVKFSFSFDGILPSGVEVFTGQKYSSEEAALPEAILKQVKKEEHHENIYVIDRGLQSTRVMKDFDEKSVKFIIRSKENRKFEEIESFLDGKKSQKWDDWEVMKDSKVKLYTGKPVLNKRGNIHHREEKVETCFRLVVIKNEKKDKEFWFLTNEFELSAKEIADYYRKRWDIEVFFRFLKQELNLSHLVSMNKNGIEVMIYMTMIASMLLLIYKKVNDLGYKTAKRRIAMEIRDMITAILIIFAGGNPDKVFKT from the coding sequence ATGTCAGTTTTTAAAGACCACAAAATCTCCCTCAAGCAAGTTTTGGAGTTTATTCCCGAAGCGCTTTTAACCCATCTTTCTGCAACTTCTAAAGTAGACCACTATAGCAAAGTGCTTCACGGTAAGAAAATGTTTTATTTGCTTTTATTTTGTATTTTTGATAATGAAAAATTAAGCCAAAGAACCTTAGAAGACACCTTTAACAGCAGTGGTTTCAAAGCCTTGTTTGGTTTGGGTGAAGAGGAAAAAGTACGCAGAAGTTCTATCTCTGAAAGGCTTTCCAAAATCGATTCCAATTATTTTAAAGAAATTTACGAGCAGATGTACGGAAGGTTTTCTGAACTTTATTCGAAGACCGAAATCGAAAAGTACAACCTAATCAGGGTTGACAGCACCATTGTTGCCGATACCTGCGCCAAACTCAAAGAAGGAATCGACCAGAAAAGTGGGAAGAAACTGGTGAAATTCAGTTTTTCATTTGATGGAATTTTGCCTTCAGGTGTCGAAGTCTTTACTGGACAAAAATATTCGTCAGAGGAAGCCGCACTTCCCGAAGCTATTCTGAAACAAGTAAAAAAAGAAGAACATCACGAGAATATTTACGTGATAGACAGGGGTTTGCAATCCACAAGAGTGATGAAAGATTTTGATGAAAAATCGGTAAAATTCATTATCCGAAGTAAAGAAAACCGCAAATTTGAAGAAATAGAATCTTTTCTTGATGGAAAAAAATCTCAAAAATGGGATGACTGGGAAGTGATGAAAGACAGCAAAGTAAAGCTTTACACTGGAAAACCAGTTTTGAATAAACGTGGGAATATTCATCATCGTGAAGAAAAAGTAGAAACTTGTTTCCGACTAGTAGTCATCAAAAACGAAAAAAAAGACAAAGAATTTTGGTTTTTGACCAATGAATTTGAACTTTCGGCAAAAGAAATTGCAGATTATTACAGAAAACGTTGGGATATTGAAGTGTTTTTTAGATTCCTAAAGCAGGAACTCAATCTAAGTCATTTGGTATCAATGAACAAAAACGGAATCGAAGTAATGATTTATATGACCATGATTGCTTCTATGCTACTTCTGATTTATAAAAAAGTAAACGATTTGGGATACAAAACCGCCAAAAGACGTATTGCAATGGAAATTCGGGATATGATTACCGCTATATTAATCATTTTTGCTGGAGGAAATCCCGACAAGGTTTTTAAAACTTAA
- a CDS encoding tyrosine-type recombinase/integrase yields MENEVLTEYRHYLKSLGYKEDAVIKRIKSVRKFLDFAQKHYAEITSEDLEKYYQYLQEKPNRFKAEKGIKQSTILQYIRNVEQFYEMLAEYGKLGEPITINPEAREDDIFVREILSQEEIQKLYEVAGELQEKIILHLAYGCGLRAGELVKANKEDVYLKENLLIVPRGKFNKRRIIPLTETIKNDLELFISIERKDFEEKTPLLLHSKGGRIQEWTLNRILKKMLKKIKISDEIDEGDSPTSWRQRIKKISIHSLRHSIATHLLENGMAMEKVKEFLGHKNLETTEIYTRISKKLLKDLRI; encoded by the coding sequence ATGGAAAATGAAGTTTTAACGGAATACCGACACTATTTAAAATCCCTTGGCTACAAAGAAGATGCGGTTATAAAAAGAATAAAGTCGGTCAGAAAATTTTTAGATTTTGCACAAAAACACTACGCTGAAATCACCTCGGAAGATTTAGAAAAATATTACCAATATCTACAAGAAAAGCCCAACAGGTTTAAGGCTGAAAAAGGCATCAAGCAAAGCACCATTTTACAGTATATCCGAAACGTGGAGCAGTTTTACGAAATGCTCGCAGAGTATGGGAAACTTGGGGAACCCATCACGATAAATCCTGAAGCTAGAGAAGATGATATTTTTGTAAGAGAAATTTTGTCTCAAGAAGAAATCCAAAAACTTTACGAAGTAGCAGGAGAATTACAAGAAAAAATCATTTTACACCTTGCCTACGGATGCGGACTGCGTGCAGGAGAACTGGTAAAAGCGAATAAAGAAGATGTCTATCTGAAGGAAAATCTTTTAATCGTTCCGAGGGGAAAGTTTAACAAAAGAAGAATAATCCCACTTACAGAAACCATAAAAAATGATTTGGAACTTTTTATTTCAATTGAAAGAAAAGATTTTGAAGAGAAAACACCGCTTTTACTTCATTCCAAAGGCGGAAGAATACAAGAGTGGACATTGAATAGAATTTTAAAAAAGATGCTCAAAAAAATAAAAATTAGCGATGAAATCGACGAAGGAGATTCGCCGACCTCGTGGAGGCAAAGAATAAAGAAAATATCAATCCACAGTCTACGCCACAGCATAGCCACGCACCTTTTAGAAAACGGAATGGCGATGGAAAAGGTAAAAGAGTTTTTGGGACACAAGAATTTGGAAACCACGGAGATTTATACAAGAATATCTAAAAAATTATTAAAAGATTTAAGGATTTAG
- a CDS encoding tyrosine-type recombinase/integrase: MHNNGKVPFGDLGAYIEKNYRNKSLFTTIRHYLSYQRNAETAQLKDILQYIEYLRKQDLNPKTVRNHLFAVKIYYNYLQETGRRKTHPCKKLQLKDQLNTSVATEKLYTSEELEQFYQNYKSREKELQTRNKVIISLLVYQALQVTEITKLQLQDIDLEKGEIIINKEKLNSKKSWGNSRILPLKANQILLFYQYLKWRETLLENLNKESETFILTKQGNTLNPHLISNLINEEKGQRFLPLKIRQSVIANLLKEKNDLRLVQVFTGHKKSSTTERYRLTELEELQNAVNNFHPIQ, translated from the coding sequence ATGCATAATAATGGAAAAGTCCCCTTTGGGGATTTAGGGGCTTATATCGAAAAAAACTACAGGAATAAAAGTTTATTCACCACAATACGGCACTATTTAAGTTACCAAAGAAACGCAGAAACCGCCCAACTAAAAGACATCTTACAGTATATTGAATACTTACGGAAACAGGACCTGAATCCTAAAACCGTCAGAAACCATCTCTTTGCAGTCAAAATCTACTATAACTATCTACAGGAAACAGGGCGGAGAAAAACCCACCCCTGCAAAAAATTACAACTCAAAGACCAACTCAACACGAGTGTAGCCACAGAAAAACTATACACATCGGAAGAATTGGAACAGTTTTACCAAAACTATAAAAGCAGAGAAAAAGAATTGCAGACCAGAAACAAGGTAATCATCAGTTTGCTTGTCTACCAAGCCTTACAGGTTACGGAAATCACGAAATTACAACTGCAGGATATTGATTTAGAGAAAGGAGAAATTATCATCAACAAAGAGAAACTAAACTCTAAAAAATCTTGGGGAAACAGCAGGATATTACCGTTGAAAGCCAACCAGATCCTACTTTTTTACCAGTACTTAAAATGGAGGGAAACATTGTTGGAAAATTTAAACAAAGAATCTGAAACCTTTATACTGACAAAACAGGGAAATACTTTAAACCCCCATTTAATCAGCAATTTAATCAATGAAGAAAAAGGGCAAAGATTTTTACCGTTGAAAATAAGGCAGTCCGTCATTGCAAATTTGTTGAAGGAAAAGAACGATTTACGTTTGGTCCAGGTCTTTACGGGACACAAGAAAAGTTCCACCACGGAAAGATACCGACTCACGGAATTGGAGGAACTCCAAAATGCGGTAAATAATTTTCACCCGATACAATAG
- a CDS encoding helix-turn-helix domain-containing protein, with the protein MAFADRLAFARKQKKIKQSDLGKTIGTSGDIIGKYERGENVPSIEVATKIADALGVTLDYLVKDGEYEQIDNDTLKKLKAIQELDNDTKSHIFATIDAFIKAAKLKNIAAL; encoded by the coding sequence ATGGCTTTTGCAGACAGATTGGCTTTTGCCAGAAAACAAAAAAAAATAAAGCAGAGCGACCTTGGCAAAACCATTGGAACCTCTGGAGACATTATAGGAAAATATGAGCGTGGGGAAAATGTTCCCTCTATTGAAGTGGCTACAAAAATTGCTGATGCTCTTGGCGTAACGCTGGATTATCTCGTAAAAGACGGAGAATATGAGCAGATTGACAACGACACCCTGAAAAAACTAAAGGCGATACAAGAACTGGACAACGACACCAAAAGCCACATCTTCGCTACCATCGACGCTTTTATCAAAGCCGCAAAACTTAAAAATATTGCTGCTCTATAA
- a CDS encoding CHC2 zinc finger domain-containing protein — MEISEIKNRLSLSEVLHHYNLQPKNNMLKCFHHEDKKPSMQVNLEKNFYKCHSCGKTGDVIQFIEDFENLDKHNAILKAQSLIGSEVPTMIKPKIENKSQSDTVFLEKIFKTFRKGIYNSNPAKEYAEKRNLKVALGENKEGLEIGFNSGQFHHGERKDEELIKKSLEAGLLIDKGILGRTGEKAFGIFANKCLIFPLRNKENEIVSFYGRSIFENKEAKHFYLRNRSGIYPAYPKKETKKLILTEAIIDCASLLQIRQIKENYSLISCFGTNGLNEEILQAIKELKNLEEIIFCFDNDKAGKTAVEKYANQLLMVNYKLLITNVELPNKDINETLQLHSEEIFLELLENRKDIFLSNENKKIIVTEAEPRAEPKNNIDFLKQKNLLQELNKLIEKAGIIGEENSRLLLFLITISYLNKSPLHGIVQGSSGSGKTHIISRIADLMPQEDVLRFTRITESSLYNWGEFDLFQKIIIIEDLDGLKEDALYALREFISNQVLRSSVTIKDKKGNNKSSHKIVKGQFSSLSATTKGELYEDNMNRSFIIAINESEEQTEKIISYQNRRNAGEIDRNEQEKAIGFIQKLVRNLKHYEVVNPYATQIQLPNNVKNKRRLNEMFQSTIKQITLLHQYQREISSSSSSKGGEQYLVTEIEDVENAVEILFESIILKIDELDGSLRQFFEKLKKAFTDNHFTRFDAMGITGFKKTQLQFYLNELVRLEYLKQIGFANKGFKYKVSYSDNIQKVRKDLKEAFTKQLEELKLNATEHKRTPNGSETNAKAQPMTI; from the coding sequence ATGGAAATCTCCGAAATCAAAAATCGTTTAAGCCTCTCCGAGGTTCTACACCATTACAATCTACAGCCTAAAAACAATATGCTGAAATGTTTCCACCACGAAGACAAGAAACCAAGTATGCAGGTGAATTTGGAGAAGAATTTTTATAAATGCCACAGTTGTGGGAAAACAGGCGATGTCATCCAGTTTATAGAAGATTTTGAAAACTTAGATAAGCATAATGCAATTTTAAAAGCACAATCTTTAATTGGTTCAGAAGTTCCAACAATGATAAAACCGAAAATTGAAAATAAAAGTCAGTCCGACACGGTATTTTTGGAAAAAATTTTTAAAACGTTCCGAAAAGGTATCTACAACTCCAATCCAGCGAAGGAATATGCGGAAAAGAGAAATCTAAAAGTAGCATTGGGAGAAAACAAGGAGGGGCTGGAAATCGGCTTCAACTCGGGACAATTCCACCACGGAGAACGGAAAGACGAGGAACTGATTAAAAAATCTTTGGAAGCGGGATTGTTGATTGACAAAGGAATTTTGGGAAGAACAGGGGAAAAAGCGTTTGGAATTTTTGCGAATAAATGTCTGATTTTTCCTTTAAGGAATAAAGAAAACGAGATTGTAAGCTTTTACGGAAGAAGTATTTTTGAAAACAAGGAAGCGAAACACTTCTATTTGAGAAACCGAAGCGGAATTTATCCAGCTTATCCAAAAAAGGAAACGAAGAAACTTATTTTAACAGAAGCGATAATCGACTGTGCAAGTTTACTGCAAATACGACAAATAAAGGAAAATTACAGTTTAATCAGTTGCTTTGGAACAAACGGTTTAAACGAAGAGATTTTACAAGCAATAAAAGAACTCAAGAATTTAGAAGAAATTATTTTTTGTTTTGATAATGATAAAGCAGGAAAAACCGCAGTAGAAAAATATGCCAATCAATTATTAATGGTTAATTATAAATTGTTAATTACAAATGTGGAACTTCCTAACAAAGATATAAACGAAACTCTGCAACTCCACAGTGAAGAAATATTTTTGGAACTTTTAGAGAACCGAAAAGATATTTTTCTTTCAAATGAAAATAAAAAAATTATTGTTACCGAAGCAGAACCAAGAGCAGAACCAAAAAATAATATTGATTTTTTAAAGCAGAAAAATTTACTGCAGGAACTCAATAAGCTCATAGAAAAAGCGGGAATCATCGGGGAAGAAAACAGCAGATTATTACTGTTTTTGATTACAATCAGTTACCTAAACAAAAGTCCGCTACACGGAATTGTGCAGGGAAGTTCGGGAAGCGGAAAAACCCACATTATCTCAAGGATTGCGGACCTGATGCCACAGGAAGATGTCTTAAGATTTACAAGAATTACGGAGAGTTCTCTTTATAATTGGGGAGAATTTGATTTATTTCAAAAAATCATAATTATTGAAGATCTGGACGGATTAAAGGAAGATGCACTTTATGCGTTAAGGGAATTTATCTCCAACCAAGTTTTAAGAAGTTCGGTAACCATCAAAGATAAAAAGGGAAACAACAAGTCTTCCCACAAAATCGTGAAAGGACAGTTCAGCAGTTTATCTGCGACAACCAAGGGCGAATTATACGAGGACAATATGAACAGGAGCTTTATCATCGCCATCAATGAAAGCGAGGAACAGACGGAGAAAATAATATCCTACCAAAACCGCAGAAATGCGGGAGAAATCGACAGAAACGAGCAGGAAAAGGCGATTGGTTTTATTCAAAAATTGGTAAGAAATCTAAAGCATTACGAGGTGGTAAATCCTTATGCAACACAGATACAGCTACCTAATAATGTAAAAAATAAAAGACGTTTAAATGAAATGTTCCAATCGACTATTAAGCAAATAACCCTATTACACCAATATCAGAGAGAAATATCCTCCTCCAGCTCCTCCAAAGGAGGAGAGCAATATTTGGTTACGGAAATAGAGGATGTTGAGAATGCCGTAGAAATCTTATTTGAAAGCATCATTTTAAAAATAGACGAACTGGACGGAAGTTTAAGACAGTTTTTTGAAAAATTGAAGAAAGCCTTTACGGACAATCATTTTACACGGTTTGATGCAATGGGAATTACGGGGTTTAAAAAGACACAGTTGCAGTTTTATCTCAATGAATTGGTACGATTGGAATATTTAAAACAGATTGGCTTTGCGAACAAAGGATTTAAATATAAAGTTTCTTATAGCGACAATATCCAGAAAGTTAGGAAAGATTTAAAAGAAGCTTTTACGAAACAGCTGGAAGAACTTAAACTGAACGCTACCGAACACAAGCGAACGCCAAACGGAAGCGAAACGAACGCTAAAGCACAACCTATGACCATCTAA